The sequence GGCGGCAACCGCGGCAGAGAGCTGCAGAACTCGACGGCGAGTCATTCTGGTCCGGTGCATTGCGTCCCTCCTCTTTCCGATCCAAGACCAGGAACCAGCTACGCCCGACCTACGTCAAATCAGCATGCGGACGGGTACGACCGTCTTCGGCCTCATCACCTCCCTTCGACCAGAGCCCCAGGCACGAACCTCAATACGAGTATGGCGACCCATCAGACGCCTGTCAACGTCCTTTTCACGCCGCCAGAGGTCAGCTAGTATGGTTGTATCGCGTCGCCAGAGGCCCTTCGTCGCTAGGGCGACATCTGCCTCCCGCCCGGCGCACATGCATGACCGCAGCGTGCAGAGGAGTGGTGCCATGAGGAGACTGGCTCTCAACGGCGGAACCCCGGTACGGTCCGCTCCCTTTCCCGAGCGGCCCATCTTCGACCAACTGGAGCTGACGGCGTTGGAGGAGGTGCTGACCAGCCGCCGCTGGACCAGCGCCCCCTACATCTTCAAGGGAGACATGTCCCTCTCGCGAACGTACCGGCTGGAGCGGGACTACGCCGCCTACCACGATTGCCGTTTCGGCATCGCCACCGGCAGCGGCACCGACGCTCTCCAGATCGCCTACGCCGCCGCTGGCCTGGGCCCCGGCGATGAGGCCATCATGCCGCCCAACACTTTCATCGCCACGGCCACCCCTGCCCTCCACCTGGGGGCTGTGCCCATCTTTGCCGATGTGGATCCCGAGACCCTCTGTCTTGATCCCGATGCCGTGGAAGCCGCCATCACCGACCGTACCCGCCTCATCGTGCCCCTCCACCTCGGGGGCTACCCTGCTGACATGGACCGCATCATGGAGATAGCCCGCCGGCACGACCTGACCGTCGTTGCCGACGCTTGCCACGCCGCGGGCACCGAGTGGCGGGGCCGGAAAGTAGCCGCCTTCTCGGACCTGAGCGCCTTCAGCTTCCAGCAGGACAAGCAGATCACCGCGGGCGAAGGCGGCATGGTGACCACCAACGACGAGAAGCTTTATGAGCAGTGCTACGTGCTTCACAACGACGGTCGGGGCCTGGGCGAGCACGGCGGGCACTTCGTGGCTCAGGGCTGGAACTTCCGCATGAGCGAGTTCCAGGCGGCCCTGCTTCTGGCCCAGCTGTCCCGCCTGGACGACCTGCTGAAGAGGAAGAACCGCAACGCGCGCAGGCTCGGGGCGGGGCTGGCCCAGGTGGGCGGGCTGAGCTGGCCGCGGGAAGACGAGCGCATCACTGCCCAGAGCTACGTCTACCCTCGCCTGCGCTACCACGCCGAGGCGTTCGATGGCCTGTCCGCCGCCACTTTCGCCGAGGCCCTTCGCGCGGAGGGCATCCCCTGCGGCGCCGGCTCTGGCTGGACCCTCTACCGGCATCCGCTCTTCACCGAGTCCAGCTTTCGCTTCGATACCTCCCGGCGGGTGGACTACCGCCAGGTGCACTGCCCCAACGCCGAGGACGCTGCCGGCCGCTGGATAGGCTTCCCCCAGGAGGTCATGCTCGCCGATGAGAGGGCCATAGATGACTTCGTGGAGGCAGTGGCCAAGATCAAGGCCAACCTAGGAGAGCTCGCGGCAGCGCCGGCCTAGCCCTCGACTCGGCGCGATGCCCACGGCTGAGGCCACCGATGCCCAGGTCCGGCAGCGATCGTCGGGCCCCACATCGCGCTCCGCCCCAGTGGCCGCGGGTGCGCCACAGCAGGCTCGATGGAGATGAGCACGGGAGGCCAAGCCCCATGAAGGGGGACAAGTTGGCACTCTGGCGACGCTGGGTAGCCGCCAACGCCCTGGGGGAGCTGGTGGGCCTCGGTGCCACCGGGGCGATCGCTGCCCTAGTCTTCGCTAACCTCGGCGAGCAGAACGACACCTTTGCGATACTGACAGCCTTCGTTCTAGCTGTGGCAAGCGGGTCGGTTGAGGCCACCGTGCTCGGGCTGGCTCAATGGTGGGCCATGCGTCCCTGGTTCCCGACTCTCGGCCGGCGGTCCTGGTGGCTGGCTACGCTTGCCGGCGCCCTGATCGCCTACCTCCTCGGCTACTTGCCCAGTACCCTTGGGAGCCTGGGGGAGGAGTCGGCAGAAAGCCCGCTGGCTGAGGCGCCCCAGTGGGTGGTGCTGGCGCTGGCTGCCGGCCTCGGGATAGTGACGGGAGCCACCCTGTCCCTGGCTCAGTGGCTGGCACTTCGCAGGCACGTCCGGGGCGCAGTCCTGTGGGTCCCTGCCAATGCCCTCGCCTGGATGATCGGGATGCCCCTCATCTTCTGGGGAATGGACCTGGCCCAGAGAGCTCAGGCCCTTTGGCAGGTCGCTCTGCTTCTCGCTGCCGTCCTTCTGGCAGCTGGAGCTGTGGTCGGAGCCATCCACGGCGCCTTCCTGGTGCGTCTGGCGGAGGACGGCTGGAGGGCCGGAGGGAGCTAGGACACCCGGCCCACCCATTCCGTCCCATGCTCGTCCTCCCCCTCCGGTCCCGGCCGCCTGTGAGCCGCGCCGCATCTTACCCTCGGAAGCGTTACATAGCTGGGGCTCGATGCACCTGATGCGTGCGCCCGTCCGTCTGCAATACCCCTTGACGTGGGGTCTGAAAGCGAGTATACTCACGCTACCGTTGCTAACACAGGAGTTGGGAAGTCCCGTGGCGTCGCGTCACCAGATCCCAGCTATGCACCGGGCGGCGATACTGGCCGCCATCAGGTCAGAAGGCCCGATCTCGCGAGCCGAGCTAGCCCGGCGGCTGCATCTGAGGCCGTCCTCGGTCACGGAGCAAGTGCGAGAGCTCATGTCAGAGGGTCTGATCTGCGAAGTGGGACAGGGGGGCTCCGATGGGGGCCGGCCTCCGGTCTTGCTCGACATCGCCCGGGCGGGCAACTACGCCATCGGGATAACCCTGGAGCCCAGGGGCATCGCCGCTGCCCTAGTGCAGTGGGACGGGACCATTCTCGCCCGCGCTCCGTTGCAGTCCGTGGATGCCGGCAGCTCACCTGAGACTCTGGAGGATGCCGCCATTGCGGTCACGGAGGAGGTCCTGGCAGACGCCGCGGTACCCCTCTCCTCCGTGCACACCATAGGGGTGGGCGTCTCCGCCCTGGTGGACACCACCGCGAACGAAGCCATCTTCAGCAGCACCTTCTCCGAGCTGGGGCGCTTTCGCTTCGATCGTCTGGCGGAGCACTTCGGCAAGCCCGTCTACTTGGAGGACATCGCCTACCTGATGGCGCTGGGGGAGCGCTGGTTTGTCTATCCCAAGGACCCGCGCCCGCTGGTCTTCCTCCTCATTAGCAGCGGAACCTGCGGGGCTGTTCTGTCCCCGGCGGGCACGCCGGAGCTACCCCGATTCGCCGCCGAGTTCGGGCATATGGTCCTGGACGCCGACGGCCCTATCTGCGGTTGTGGCAGGCGCGGGTGCCTAGAAGCCTTCGTCTCCGAGACCGCCCTCGTGGCCACGGCCAATCGCCTCCTGGGGGCGCCCGGGCACCCGCCTTTGGGGCTGGAGGAGGTAGCGCGCCTGGTTCACGAAGGCAATCCGGTGGCCCAGAGTATCCTGTCCACCGCCGCCGAGCACCTCGGCCTGGCGGTAGCCAGCATATCCAGCATCTTCGCTCCGGCCCTCCTCGTGCTTGGCGGGTCGGTAGTGGAGGCCTGGCGCGACCAGTTGGTGCCCCAGGTGCGCGCACACGCCCGTTCACATTTGCTCGAGTTCCTCCAGGATCGCGTAGAGATCGTCCCTTCGCAGCTGGGGTCCGACGCCGCCCTGCTGGGGAGCGCGGCCCGGGCTCTGGACGCTGCCTTCGTTGCTCCTCGTCTACTGCCCGTGTGAGTCCGGCACCCGACGAGGGTGAGTACCGTGCCGACGATGTGAGCCGGGGTCGCCCAGCACCCCGGGACCTGACGGCCATCGGGCGTCCACGGCACTGCGCGCGGCCTGCGTCCGCGCTGCTGCGTGGATTCTGTCGCTGATTCGGGAGCCTACGGAAGGCGTCTCCAAGGGAGGTCAGGCAATGGCTCGCTATCTCGAAGACAACGTCGGTGGAATCACAGGTGGCTACGCTTTCGCGGATGGAGTCCAGCTCAAAGTCCCCTACTCCTTCATGGGTTCGATCTACGACGAGGAGGAGGAACAGGCCCTGCTGCACGTGATGCGGCAGGACTCCCTCACCGCCGGGCCCCAAGTGGCTTCCTTCCAGAAGGAGTTCGCCCAGTGGTGCGGAGTGAAGCACGCCTTCGCTACCACCAGCTGCACCACCGCCATGCACGTGGCCACTCAGGCCCTGGGCATCGGCGAGGGCGACGAGGTGATCATCACCCCCAACACCTTCATCGCCACCACCCTGGCCGTCCTCAAAGAGGGCGGCATCCCAGTCTATGCCGACATAGATCCCCGCACCTACAACATAGACCCGGCGGAGGTGGCCAAGAAAGTCACCGACAAGACCAAGGCCATCTTCGTGGTCCACTATGCCGGGCAGATGTGCGACATGGACCCCATCATGGAGGTCGCCCGGGCCCACGGCCTGGCGGTGCTGGAGGACTGCGCCCACGCCCACGGCTCCGAATACAAGGGCCAGAAGGCGGGCGCGGTGGGTGACGTGGGCTGCTTCAGCTTCCACTCCCTCAAGAACATGACTATGGGCGAAGGTGGGATGATTACCACCAACCGGGATGACCTGGTTCCCCGCATCGAGCTGTTGCGCAACATGAACATAAAGAGCTGGGAGAACCAGAAGTACTACTGGCTCCCCTCCCACTTCGACGTGGTGGATGTGGACGGCAAGTGGGGGGTCAACTACCGCATGAACGAGTTCCAGGCCGCCCTGGGCCGGTGCCAGTTGCGCAAGCTCCCCATGATGGTCGAGAAGCGCCGCGAGTTGGGCCGCCGCATCAACGCTGGGCTGCAGGGCATTCCGGGCATCACCCCGGTGTACGAGGACCCCAACTGCCACCACTCCTACCACCTCTACACCCTTTGCGTGGAGCCTGAGGAGCTGGGCGCCAGCCGGGATGAGTTCCTGCGGGCGCTGTACTACGAGGAGGGAGTGCAGGGCATCCTCCACTACCAGCCCAACTACGACTTCACCGGAGTGAAGAAGTACCTGGAGGAGCGAGGATACGGGGGCCAGTTCTGCCCCATCGCCGACAAGTTCTTCTACCGCCGGCAGATGAACCTGCCCATCCACCCGCGGCTCACCATGGAGGACGCCGACAACATCATCACCGGCGTCCGCAACGCCGCCGAGAAGGTGAGGGGCAGCGGCAAGTAAGGAGTGGTGAGTACCACCGGGCACTCACCGCTCGTCACCCCCCAGCAAGGAGGAGCCTACCGTGGCAGTGAGATGGGGTGTCATCGGAGCCGGCGGGATCGCCGATCGCAGGACCATCCCGGAGATGCTGCAGGTTGCCGACAACGCGCAGCTGGTGGCTCTCATGGACGTGAGCGCGGAGGCCGTAGCCCGCGTCGCCGCCAAGTACGGCGTTTCTGCCATCTACACCGACGAGGAAGCTCTGCTAAGCGATCCTCAGGTGGAGGCAGTGTACATCGCCACGCCGCAAAACGTTCATCACCGCCAGGTGTTGGCGGCGGCCCGTCACGGCAAGCACGTGCTGTGTGAGAAGCCAATGGCGACCAGTATGGCGGACGCCGAGGAGATGATCGAGGCCTGCGCTAGAGCGGGGGTCAAGCTCGGCCTCGACTACATGATGCGCTTCAACATCCATAACCAGAAGATACGCGAGCTGGTGGCTAGCGGCGCCCTGGGCCAGTTGGTGATGGGCCGAGCAGAGCTCACCTGCTGGTATCCCCCCATGCCCACTGCCTGGCGCCAGAAGCGAGAAACCGCTTACGGCGGCTCCCTCATAGACATGGGCAGCCACTGCCTCGACATCCTGGAGTGGATCTTCGACAGCCGCATCACCGAGGTCTTCGCCTTCCACGATACCATCACCCACTCGTACGACGTCGAGGACACCTCTACCACCATCTTGCGCTTCGAGAACGGCGCCCATGGCATTGTAGACAACTACTTCAACGTCCCCGACGAGGCCGCCAAGAACCTCCTCGAGGTCTACGGCACCCAGGGCAGCATCCTAGCCTCCGGC comes from Anaerolineae bacterium and encodes:
- a CDS encoding DegT/DnrJ/EryC1/StrS family aminotransferase, coding for MARYLEDNVGGITGGYAFADGVQLKVPYSFMGSIYDEEEEQALLHVMRQDSLTAGPQVASFQKEFAQWCGVKHAFATTSCTTAMHVATQALGIGEGDEVIITPNTFIATTLAVLKEGGIPVYADIDPRTYNIDPAEVAKKVTDKTKAIFVVHYAGQMCDMDPIMEVARAHGLAVLEDCAHAHGSEYKGQKAGAVGDVGCFSFHSLKNMTMGEGGMITTNRDDLVPRIELLRNMNIKSWENQKYYWLPSHFDVVDVDGKWGVNYRMNEFQAALGRCQLRKLPMMVEKRRELGRRINAGLQGIPGITPVYEDPNCHHSYHLYTLCVEPEELGASRDEFLRALYYEEGVQGILHYQPNYDFTGVKKYLEERGYGGQFCPIADKFFYRRQMNLPIHPRLTMEDADNIITGVRNAAEKVRGSGK
- a CDS encoding DegT/DnrJ/EryC1/StrS family aminotransferase; translated protein: MRRLALNGGTPVRSAPFPERPIFDQLELTALEEVLTSRRWTSAPYIFKGDMSLSRTYRLERDYAAYHDCRFGIATGSGTDALQIAYAAAGLGPGDEAIMPPNTFIATATPALHLGAVPIFADVDPETLCLDPDAVEAAITDRTRLIVPLHLGGYPADMDRIMEIARRHDLTVVADACHAAGTEWRGRKVAAFSDLSAFSFQQDKQITAGEGGMVTTNDEKLYEQCYVLHNDGRGLGEHGGHFVAQGWNFRMSEFQAALLLAQLSRLDDLLKRKNRNARRLGAGLAQVGGLSWPREDERITAQSYVYPRLRYHAEAFDGLSAATFAEALRAEGIPCGAGSGWTLYRHPLFTESSFRFDTSRRVDYRQVHCPNAEDAAGRWIGFPQEVMLADERAIDDFVEAVAKIKANLGELAAAPA
- a CDS encoding Gfo/Idh/MocA family oxidoreductase → MAVRWGVIGAGGIADRRTIPEMLQVADNAQLVALMDVSAEAVARVAAKYGVSAIYTDEEALLSDPQVEAVYIATPQNVHHRQVLAAARHGKHVLCEKPMATSMADAEEMIEACARAGVKLGLDYMMRFNIHNQKIRELVASGALGQLVMGRAELTCWYPPMPTAWRQKRETAYGGSLIDMGSHCLDILEWIFDSRITEVFAFHDTITHSYDVEDTSTTILRFENGAHGIVDNYFNVPDEAAKNLLEVYGTQGSILASGTIGQDPTGTFTSYLAPPGQTYSPNQVRDSTSRVQAKTYQFEGVPMYGTMVKLFSQAIEEGGEPPVPGEVGLHNLRVIMAIYEAARSGRPVKISYA
- a CDS encoding ROK family transcriptional regulator; translated protein: MASRHQIPAMHRAAILAAIRSEGPISRAELARRLHLRPSSVTEQVRELMSEGLICEVGQGGSDGGRPPVLLDIARAGNYAIGITLEPRGIAAALVQWDGTILARAPLQSVDAGSSPETLEDAAIAVTEEVLADAAVPLSSVHTIGVGVSALVDTTANEAIFSSTFSELGRFRFDRLAEHFGKPVYLEDIAYLMALGERWFVYPKDPRPLVFLLISSGTCGAVLSPAGTPELPRFAAEFGHMVLDADGPICGCGRRGCLEAFVSETALVATANRLLGAPGHPPLGLEEVARLVHEGNPVAQSILSTAAEHLGLAVASISSIFAPALLVLGGSVVEAWRDQLVPQVRAHARSHLLEFLQDRVEIVPSQLGSDAALLGSAARALDAAFVAPRLLPV